A genomic region of Dreissena polymorpha isolate Duluth1 chromosome 4, UMN_Dpol_1.0, whole genome shotgun sequence contains the following coding sequences:
- the LOC127877148 gene encoding FMRFamide receptor-like: MNTTVTSPLSVTNNTIVSNVSVTDGSVEQAVTMGTGMEITDKIHFATSAIIGPIFVFLGLVGNILSILVWRRRKMRSSTGTYLIGQAIADMGLLVFFLLTDSIFKFRPSIATSSAYGAFYAFVGYPIFFMFLVCSIWFTVGVTVDRYIQVCWINKAKEMCSEKRAWIGLGLITLLCFFVNTPHFATYEPVPDVERNGSDAGFRFTEYGSTTGNINYELWVLCMMILEPVPWAIILTLNLLIIKRVTGMNRQMNIKRGSSGKEIARKSETQLTRLLLTVTFTFLALTAPRCIMQCFVKLKSGDHVVFSKAFAIAKLGVVINSSINFFLYCLSGKRFRKELRSVVCARFRGDLRVSETISMSERTWSSTISRTKSTLSEKSDLLVK; encoded by the exons ATGAATACAACTGTAACATCACCGCTGTCTGTGACAAACAACACAATTGTCAGCAACGTCTCGGTAACAGATGGTTCAGTTGAACAAGCGGTCACGATGGGAACGGGCATGGAAATTACCGACAAAATACACTTTGCTACTAGCGCAATCATCGGACCTATATTCGTCTTCCTCGGACTCGTCGGCAATATATTATCCATACTCGTATGGCGAAGGCGGAAGATGCGTTCGTCCACGGGCACGTATCTGATAGGCCAGGCCATAGCGGACATGGGGCTGCTTGTGTTTTTCTTGCTGACGGACAGTATTTTTAAGTTCCGGCCCTCCATCGCGACGTCGTCTGCTTACGGAGCGTTCTACGCGTTCGTTGGCTACCCGATCTTCTTTATGTTTCTGGTTTGCAGCATCTGGTTCACCGTCGGCGTCACTGTGGACCGCTACATACAGGTGTGCTGGATTAACAAGGCTAAG GAAATGTGCAGCGAGAAAAGGGCTTGGATAGGTCTCGGTCTAATAACCCTCCTGTGTTTCTTTGTCAATACGCCGCACTTCGCTACGTACGAACCCGTGCCCGACGTCGAGCGTAACGGCTCAGACGCCGGATTTCGCTTCACGGAATATGGAAGCACCACTGGAAACATCAACTATGAATTATGGGTTCTATGCATGATGATCCTCGAGCCGGTTCCCTGGGCGATTATTTTAACGCTGAACCTGCTTATTATAAAACGGGTAACCGGTATGAACCGACAAATGAACATTAAGCGGGGATCGTCTGGAAAAGAGATTGCAAGGAAGTCAGAGACTCAGTTAACCCGTCTGCTCctaactgtgacctttaccttccTTGCCCTTACCGCCCCTAGATGCATCATGCAGTGCTTCGTCAAGTTGAAGTCG GGTGACCACGTGGTCttttcaaaggcgtttgcgattGCGAAATTAGGCGTCGTCATCAACTCTTCGATCAACTTTTTCCTGTATTGTTTAAGCGGAAAACGTTTTCGAAAGGAGCTCCGATCTGTCGTCTGTGCCCGTTTCCGTGGTGATTTAAGAGTTTCCGAGACCATCTCAATGTCAGAGCGCACATGGTCGTCTACTATTTCAAGAACAAAGTCGACATTGTCCGAAAAGTCAGATTTGTTAgttaaataa